The proteins below come from a single Dermatophilaceae bacterium Soc4.6 genomic window:
- a CDS encoding TIGR03936 family radical SAM-associated protein, with protein MSRQRVPEGPAPDPAVQKLRIRYAKRGRLRFSSTRDFQRALERALRRAGVPMAFSAGFHPHPKISYANAAPTGTASEAEYVEISVTVRVDPEAVRRALDDALPLGLDLLQVVEAAPGALADRLQASDWVLAFAGVPAAQLRDVVSVFLAHDRVEVSRTFKTGPRTFDVREAVVSLSVGDDDVLRHLRDTVPDAIPAVGADCAILRLVVRHTTPAVRPDDILTALRAVATLEPPRPPLVTRLAQGPLDASARVTDPLAADEKVGGS; from the coding sequence ATGTCTCGTCAGCGCGTCCCCGAGGGTCCGGCTCCCGATCCGGCCGTGCAGAAGCTGCGCATCCGTTACGCCAAGCGGGGGCGGCTGCGCTTCTCCTCGACCCGTGACTTCCAACGCGCACTCGAGAGGGCGCTGCGTCGGGCCGGTGTGCCCATGGCCTTCAGCGCAGGGTTCCACCCACACCCGAAGATCTCCTACGCCAACGCGGCACCCACGGGCACCGCGAGCGAGGCGGAGTACGTCGAGATCTCGGTGACTGTGCGCGTCGACCCGGAGGCCGTGCGACGTGCCCTCGACGATGCCCTCCCCCTGGGCCTCGACCTGCTCCAGGTCGTCGAGGCGGCGCCCGGCGCCCTCGCCGACCGGCTGCAGGCCAGCGACTGGGTCCTCGCCTTCGCCGGTGTGCCGGCCGCACAGCTGCGTGACGTCGTCAGCGTGTTCCTCGCGCACGATCGGGTCGAGGTGTCGCGCACCTTCAAGACCGGCCCGCGCACCTTCGACGTGCGTGAGGCGGTGGTGTCGCTGAGCGTCGGTGACGACGACGTCCTGCGCCACCTGCGCGACACGGTGCCGGACGCGATCCCGGCGGTGGGCGCCGACTGTGCGATACTGCGACTGGTCGTACGACACACCACACCTGCCGTCCGGCCCGACGACATTCTGACCGCGCTGCGTGCAGTCGCGACCTTGGAGCCTCCGAGACCACCCCTGGTGACTCGTCTGGCCCAGGGCCCGCTGGACGCATCCGCGAGGGTGACCGATCCACTGGCCGCCGACGAGAAGGTCGGCGGCAGCTGA
- a CDS encoding Rne/Rng family ribonuclease, protein MASEQDHTPTTPTGASADPAAATGAGDSAGSTDSTAETAAPARRTRKVAAKKVAAPRKRAAKKTTAAAPDSQLSTEPVEPDSGQLESPVESAVLGAEATAQADTEADTAQGPAPVKRAPRKRASRKVAAPAETTALPDADLQAPAVESPTPEPVPDAEPPAPSAFGLVSQPPTPPARRRRRASAPVGQPTLDAPVSTTLDEAAAEPAAPELPEAVAPVPDEVVAATTVDLDAAVEPVEPVEDDAPDDGSDDSDDSDDSDDSDEATDPADGEETPDQPRRRRRRGGKGRRGRGGSSGDDQGGSDGASNAADGSSSDEDAQTDDAQTDSDPGEGEGGGATRRRTRRRRRSGGGSAESDDAPNVVTRVREPRRQSDEVTGVKGSTRLEAKKQRRREGREAGRRRTVITEAEFLARRESVERVMVVRHKDDRTQIGVLEDDVLVEHYISRETNVSMAGNIYLGRVQNVLPSMEAAFVDIGKGRNAVLYAGEVNWDAAGLEHGSAKRIENALGSGQSVLVQVTKDPIGHKGARLTSQISLPGRYLVYVPDSSMTGISRKLPDIERARLKKILKEVVPASAGVIVRTAAEGASEEELRADVERLTRTWEEIQAKVEAAGGATSKSKGKAKGGSAPVLLHGEPDLTVRVIRDVFNEDFGSLVVAGEAAWNEVSDYVDSVAPDLAARVTRWTREDDLFSHYRIDEQLAKAMDRKVWLPSGGSLVIDRTEAMTVIDVNTGKFVGSGGNLEETVTKNNIEAAEEIVRQLRVRDIGGIIVVDFIDMVLEANRDLVVRRLLECLGRDRTKHQVAEVTSLGLVQMTRKRVGSGLIEVFSENCEACAGRGIIVHTDPVDRSGSAGGSLPSQGGHGGAPAGEQPTSARAPRSRRGRSEPEPAPAARAGGPTPAQIAAAAHAAAVKAVEGTAAAESASYEEQDPADPATTGEVLESASSADAAELDSALAAVEEAVTQVLALSPAEVDEVGPADPAAEPEAEVAPRGRGRQRQPRRSRSAGGSREASPEASAPEQSTSEAVAPEPVAPEPATPEPVQVAPVEAVRAQSAPDHSEPVESDAAAPARGRRRRGRVVAPAGPPRAGSEQGSADSGEHGSPA, encoded by the coding sequence ATGGCTTCCGAGCAGGACCACACCCCCACCACCCCGACCGGTGCGAGCGCGGACCCGGCAGCAGCGACCGGGGCCGGCGACAGCGCCGGCAGCACCGACAGCACGGCGGAAACCGCTGCCCCCGCCCGGCGTACACGCAAGGTCGCGGCCAAGAAGGTGGCTGCCCCACGCAAGCGGGCGGCCAAGAAGACGACGGCCGCTGCCCCCGACTCGCAGCTCAGCACCGAGCCGGTAGAGCCCGACTCCGGCCAGCTCGAGAGCCCCGTGGAGTCCGCCGTGCTGGGCGCAGAGGCGACTGCCCAGGCCGACACCGAGGCCGACACCGCGCAGGGGCCCGCGCCGGTCAAGCGGGCTCCCCGCAAGCGTGCCAGCCGCAAGGTCGCCGCCCCTGCGGAGACCACCGCCCTCCCGGATGCCGACCTTCAGGCCCCTGCCGTCGAGTCGCCCACCCCGGAGCCGGTCCCTGACGCCGAGCCGCCCGCCCCGTCGGCCTTCGGCCTCGTGTCCCAGCCGCCGACCCCTCCGGCGCGCCGTCGTCGTCGGGCGTCTGCTCCGGTCGGCCAGCCCACGCTCGATGCTCCTGTCTCCACCACGCTCGACGAGGCGGCCGCCGAGCCGGCCGCTCCAGAGCTCCCCGAGGCTGTCGCACCGGTGCCCGACGAGGTCGTTGCCGCGACGACGGTCGACCTCGATGCGGCCGTCGAGCCGGTCGAGCCGGTCGAGGACGACGCGCCCGACGACGGCTCGGACGACTCGGACGACTCCGACGACTCGGACGACTCCGACGAGGCGACCGACCCGGCCGACGGGGAGGAGACGCCGGACCAGCCGCGCAGGCGCCGCCGTCGTGGTGGCAAGGGCCGCCGGGGCCGTGGGGGCTCCTCCGGCGACGACCAGGGTGGCAGCGACGGGGCCTCGAACGCCGCAGACGGCTCCTCCTCGGACGAGGACGCGCAGACCGACGACGCGCAGACCGACAGCGACCCCGGTGAGGGCGAGGGTGGGGGCGCCACGCGCCGTCGCACCCGCCGCCGTCGCCGCAGCGGAGGCGGGTCGGCGGAGTCCGACGACGCCCCCAACGTCGTCACCCGGGTGCGTGAGCCGCGCCGCCAGAGCGACGAGGTGACCGGCGTCAAGGGCTCGACCCGTCTCGAGGCCAAGAAGCAGCGTCGCCGCGAGGGCCGTGAGGCCGGGCGTCGGCGTACGGTCATCACGGAGGCCGAGTTCCTCGCCCGGCGCGAGAGCGTCGAGCGGGTCATGGTCGTGCGGCACAAGGACGACCGCACCCAGATCGGCGTCCTCGAGGACGACGTGCTCGTGGAGCACTACATCTCCCGCGAGACCAACGTCTCGATGGCCGGCAACATCTACCTCGGCCGCGTGCAGAACGTGCTGCCGTCGATGGAGGCCGCGTTCGTCGACATCGGCAAGGGCCGCAACGCGGTCCTGTATGCCGGTGAGGTCAACTGGGACGCCGCGGGTCTCGAGCACGGCTCGGCCAAGCGGATCGAGAACGCCCTGGGCTCCGGCCAGAGCGTGCTCGTCCAGGTCACCAAGGACCCCATCGGGCACAAGGGTGCCCGCCTGACCTCGCAGATCTCGCTGCCGGGCCGCTACCTCGTCTACGTGCCCGACAGCTCGATGACCGGCATCTCGCGCAAGCTGCCCGACATCGAGCGCGCCCGCCTGAAGAAGATCCTCAAGGAGGTCGTCCCGGCGTCGGCCGGCGTCATCGTGCGCACGGCCGCCGAGGGGGCCTCCGAGGAGGAGCTGCGAGCCGACGTCGAGCGCCTCACCCGCACCTGGGAGGAGATCCAGGCCAAGGTCGAGGCCGCCGGTGGTGCCACCAGCAAGAGCAAGGGCAAGGCCAAGGGCGGGTCGGCCCCGGTGCTGCTGCACGGGGAGCCGGACCTGACGGTGCGCGTCATCCGCGACGTCTTCAACGAGGACTTCGGCTCCCTCGTGGTCGCGGGGGAGGCGGCCTGGAACGAGGTGTCCGACTACGTCGACTCGGTGGCCCCGGACCTGGCCGCACGGGTGACCCGGTGGACCCGCGAGGACGATCTCTTCAGCCACTACCGCATCGACGAGCAGCTCGCCAAGGCGATGGACCGCAAGGTCTGGCTGCCGTCCGGTGGCTCGCTGGTCATCGACCGCACCGAGGCGATGACCGTCATCGACGTCAACACCGGCAAGTTCGTCGGGTCGGGTGGCAACCTCGAGGAGACGGTCACCAAGAACAACATCGAGGCCGCCGAGGAGATCGTGCGGCAGCTGCGGGTGCGTGACATCGGCGGCATCATCGTCGTCGACTTCATCGACATGGTGCTCGAGGCCAACCGCGACCTCGTCGTGCGCCGCCTGCTCGAGTGCCTCGGGCGTGACCGCACCAAGCACCAGGTCGCCGAGGTGACCTCGCTGGGGCTGGTGCAGATGACGCGCAAGCGCGTCGGCTCGGGCCTGATCGAGGTCTTCTCCGAGAACTGCGAGGCCTGCGCCGGGCGAGGGATCATCGTGCACACCGACCCGGTCGACCGCAGCGGCAGCGCTGGCGGCAGCCTCCCGAGCCAGGGGGGTCACGGCGGCGCCCCCGCCGGGGAGCAGCCGACGTCGGCCCGTGCCCCGCGCTCGCGTCGCGGCCGGTCGGAGCCCGAGCCCGCGCCCGCCGCCCGCGCCGGCGGTCCCACCCCCGCCCAGATCGCCGCCGCGGCGCACGCCGCGGCCGTCAAGGCGGTCGAGGGCACCGCAGCGGCCGAGAGCGCGTCGTACGAGGAGCAGGACCCGGCCGACCCGGCCACCACGGGCGAGGTCCTCGAGAGTGCCTCGAGTGCCGACGCCGCGGAGCTGGACAGCGCGCTGGCCGCGGTCGAGGAGGCCGTGACCCAGGTGCTCGCCTTGAGTCCTGCCGAGGTGGACGAGGTGGGCCCGGCCGACCCGGCTGCCGAGCCAGAGGCGGAGGTCGCGCCTCGTGGTCGGGGGCGTCAGCGTCAGCCGCGTCGGTCACGCAGTGCGGGAGGCTCCCGCGAGGCGTCACCCGAGGCGTCTGCCCCCGAGCAGTCGACGTCGGAGGCGGTCGCACCGGAGCCTGTTGCCCCCGAGCCCGCGACACCCGAGCCGGTCCAGGTCGCGCCCGTCGAGGCCGTGCGCGCCCAGTCGGCGCCCGACCATTCGGAGCCGGTGGAGTCCGACGCGGCCGCCCCGGCTCGTGGACGGCGTCGCCGCGGGCGTGTCGTCGCACCTGCGGGCCCGCCACGCGCGGGGTCGGAGCAGGGATCAGCCGACTCGGGGGAGCACGGGAGCCCCGCGTGA